The Magnolia sinica isolate HGM2019 chromosome 9, MsV1, whole genome shotgun sequence genome contains a region encoding:
- the LOC131254995 gene encoding putative pentatricopeptide repeat-containing protein At3g13770, mitochondrial, which produces MYSKSGQIHHARKVFDEIPHRNIFSFNAMLIAYSSHDQHSEALRLFSSLASFKPALKPDSFTISSLLKALSLVPLPHPILGKEIHASVLRHGFDSDLFVTNAVVTFYQCSCMGIVSGGLGKGLYWSRRERAEKDLLELQVVQLNVRKLEDELMSWKLMLKEIPDVSCSDDIPRKFASLQKELIDSMIKLGEISAHLKQLEVALESADLAKQHAETEAALAKEKAEESLLVVKRLELMVWAIVNLKIFLVSEFIIAIQLIALVQPRHGITQDMLTTAASVFLDFEIPRCLDAFIVINPLSLKGMILGYVD; this is translated from the exons ATGTACTCCAAATCCGGCCAAATCCATCACGCCCGCAAGGTGTTCGATGAAATTCCCCACAGAAATATCTTCTCTTTCAACGCCATGCTCATTGCCTATTCTTCACATGACCAGCACTCCGAAGCCCTTAGGCTCTTCTCGTCCTTGGCATCATTCAAACCCGCCCTTAAACCTGACAGTTTCACCATCTCCTCCCTCTTGAAAGCCTTGTCGTTGGTGCCGCTTCCGCATCCGATATTGGGTAAGGAGATTCACGCTTCTGTGCTTCGGCATGGCTTTGATTCTGATCTATTTGTCACCAATGCAGTGGTTACATTTTACCAATGCAGTTGCATGGGCATTGTTAGTGGTGGTTTGGGGAAGGGGTTATATTGG AGCCGCAGAGAGAGGGCAGAAAAGGATTTACTTGAACTACAAGTGGTCCAGCTGAATGTAAGGAAGTTGGAGGATGAACTGATGTCTTGGAAATTAATGCTGAAAGAGATCCCTGATGTTTCATGTTCTGATGATATACCCAGAAAATTTGCCAGTTTACAGAA AGAGCTAATTGATAGCATGATAAAGTTAGGTGAGATCAGTGCTCATCTGAAGCAGTTGGAGGTCGCCCTGGAATCTGCAGACCTTGCTAAGCAACATGCTGAAACAGAGGCTGCACTGGCTAAAGAGAAAGCTGAAGAATCATTGTTAGTGGTTAAACGGCTTGAGTTAATG GTGTGGGCTATTGTGAATTTGAAGATTTTCTTGGTTTCAGAGTTCATTATTGCAATACAG CTAATTGCTTTGGTGCAACCAAGACATGGAATTACTCAGGACATGCTTACTACTGCAG CATCCGTGTTTCTGGATTTTGAAATCCCTCGTTGTCTTGATGCTTTTATTGTGATCAATCCTTTATCGCTCAAaggcatgattttggggtatgtcgattga